A stretch of Malassezia japonica chromosome 6, complete sequence DNA encodes these proteins:
- a CDS encoding uncharacterized protein (EggNog:ENOG503NX5T; BUSCO:EOG09265B1X; TransMembrane:1 (i189-210o); COG:U) — MARDPYDAFVQDIQSSFSAARSLSDVFQRDGSTRAELASTLTTLRQDIAEVRQTVRVVEQSGPARFGLAPSELERRKAFVATSERELARLERVFDRPAAYKDDASEPATSLAWEQEQQQLLLSNQDQALNQIGTSLHTLRSQAQLIGTEADEHAVMLQDLDANVDHAQNRLQAAVHRMDKFVTRTDARLGGWCVWILIAVLFLLLLFVFLL, encoded by the coding sequence ATGGCGCGCGATCCGTACGATGCGTTTGTGCAGGATATTCAGAGCTCGTTTAGTGCTGCGCGCTCGCTGAGTGACGTCTTCCAGCGCGACGGGAGCACGCGTGCGGAGCTTGCGTCGACGCTCACGACGCTGCGGCAGGATatcgccgaggtgcggcagacggtgcgcgtcgtcgagcagagCGGCCCTGCCCGCTTCGGCCTTGCGCCCTCGGAGCtagagcggcgcaaggcgtTTGTTGCGACGAGTGAGCGTGAACTGGCACGTCTGGAGCGCGTATTTGATCGTCCGGCAGCGTATAAAGACGATGCGAGCGAGCCTGCGACGTCGCTCGCATGGGAACaagagcagcagcagcttcTTCTCTCGAACCAGGACCAGGCGCTGAACCAGatcggcacgtcgctgcacacgctgcgctcgcaggcgcagctgaTTGGAaccgaggcggacgagcacgcggtCATGCTGCAAGATCTCGACGCGAATGTCGACCATGCCCAAAACCGCCTGCAGGCGGCCGTCCACCGGATGGACAAGTTTGTCACGCGCACCGATGCGCGGCTGGGTGGCTGGTGCGTGTGGATCCTGATTGCggtcctcttcctcctcctcctctttgTCTTTTTACTGTAA
- a CDS encoding uncharacterized protein (COG:Q; TransMembrane:14 (i597-621o633-654i675-698o710-728i740-760o766-786i851-871o1278-1300i1312-1331o1351-1382i1394-1415o1421-1442i1454-1474o1552-1573i); EggNog:ENOG503NTZE): MSEVGHLGEIPMMPLDTRAAQPTRPRLVDRRSSRSMGGQSSLNLLNSDTQDPYSPDMDRLRTPTQYYSSPRDTHTPYQDNGTPRAYYSSSSRMFDQDALDTPREHRSSRRRRSRKSVPIESLDPQGVQELSRRLSKGRSNAPITGILQTPQHSVLPEEDEKKDEVLTIDPFDEENKFDLARLLREMYQASDERGNLRRTMGIAFRDLTVTGVGSGVELNQTFGSLLTSPLRIVSGIRAMMNPPIKTIIQDFEGCVKPGEMLLVLGRPGSGCTSLLKSLCSYRDGFRSIDGSVLYEGLDHRSIDGPLRGDVVYSPEDDVHFPTLTVGQTLTFATATRAPNAKYRITMNENGSRKEYVDVTREVLATILGLRHTYNTKVGNDMIRGVSGGERKRVSIAETLAARAKIAMFDNSSRGLDSSTALEFVTALRISTNISLSTTIASIYQAGENITQLFDKVVVLNQGRMVYFGPLMYAVDYFRSIGFEPLNRQTTADFLVACTDFGGQNLNPHFHGMVPRHPDEQAQAFRDSPVGRANRAEVENYIAMMMTRQTKQNANKYVELARDERADHTRKNSKYLISWPMQVRLALKRRAQVAWGDMGTHITVMLAALFQALIIGSVFYNMPQDTSGFFSRGGVLFFSLLYNSFTAMSEISLGYEQRPIVIRQKRFAMLHPSADALGNTLLDFPIRMISLLIFDIVVYFMTNLSRDASKFFTYFGVTCLVTYCMTSFFRMIAASTKSEPLATMFGGVAVLDVALYTGYMIPRGSMVVWWRWLSYCNPVAFGFELLLANEYRGLDFDCQQLVPYDPPGGPNNWSHLSTANKVCPITAAESGRMKVNGPQYLLLTYGFTWDNAVRNAMIVLGFWGFFVIMYLVTSEKQIDPAASGGTMLYNRATASKALTEAARNNDNEALGDQSEAQLAEARAQQHAADQTPHPGQLKVSESIFSWENINYDVMIKGNPRRLLNNVSGFVAPGKMTALMGESGAGKTTLLNVLAQRTNVGVVRGDFFVNGQPLPRSFQADTGYCQQQDVHLAQQTVREALQFSAMLRQPRETPKEDRLAYVETVIELLEMQSFSEALVGEVAEGLNVEQRKRLTIGVELAAKPSLLLFLDEPTSGLDAQAAWSVVRFLKKLANEGQAILCTIHQPSGELFNQFDRLLLLQKGGKTVYFGDTGENSMTLIKYFEDRSGVKCEENANPAEYILDVIGAGATATTKHNWHDLFLQSPEYVQLQQQLQQVHHNNRGVVAEDTTRSQREYAQPFMVQLIEVTKRAFISYWRNPLYLITKMILNVVSGLVVGSSFWAQGKEQNKIALQNRLFACFLALVASTSLSQHLQPEFIRFRSLFEVREKPSKLYTWPVMVLSALLVEIPWNFVGGTIYWIPWYFFIQFPSDPKRSAYSWGLYMLFQLYYCTFAQAMAAISPNAMIASILFSTFFSFVVVFCGVVQPPPLLPYFWRSWMFMLSPFTWIMEGILGNAIGGVDVLCRPEEMQVIIPPAGQTCDQYLDGFSSPQGDPRGGIGYYQQMQNGNCAYCQYRTGDEYLASVELNAANRFRDLGIILAYIVFNTALLFGLFYLFRIHKWSKSQKTTPKAGEGEVGPVPPPTMQFETPAMMFGPPHSIGLGLRSPDGPDSSQAHLVGNESTTQLMPQGPYLEHDGMKGGDVSLSSMHSPAHPAHPLDRSAGYDMSPSFDTPNLGHSQWATQPTASQQHLAIQPAAYEPVQDESLVPLEPVQKRRSGHKSSKSRRSSGKHRYSTHYSYRDSPSVGAHDGRGWGRTRGSTRSSRTMSGLSYYYNDDDDDDDYDDSRYTEARE, translated from the coding sequence ATGTCCGAAGTAGGGCACCTGGGTGAGATTCCCATGATGCCGCTGGACactcgtgcggcgcagcccaCACGGCCGCGTTTGGTTGAtcgccgctcgagccgctcaATGGGGGGGCAGTCCTCGCTGAATCTGCTCAACTCTGACACGCAGGACCCCTATTCCCCGGACATGGACAGGCTCCGCACACCTACCCAATACTACTCGTCGCCTCGCGACACACACACGCCTTACCAGGACAACGGTACGCCGCGTGCATACTATAGTTCGTCGAGCCGCATGTTCGACCAGGACGCACTGGACACACcgcgcgagcaccgcagtagccgccgccgccggagcCGCAAGTCGGTCCCGATCGAGTCGCTTGATCCGCAAGGTGTGCAGGAGCTCTCGCGCCGCCTGTCCAAGGGGCGCTCGAATGCACCGATCACGGGTATCCTGCAGACGCCGCAGCACTCTGTGCTCCCTGAGGAAGACGAAAAGAAGGATGAAGTACTGACCATTGATCCTTTTGACGAGGAAAACAAATTTGACCTCGCCCGTCTTTTGCGTGAAATGTACCAGGCGTCGGACGAGCGCGGGAACCTGCGCCGTACAATGGGCATTGCCTTCCGTGACCTGACCGTCAccggcgtcggctcggGTGTCGAGCTGAACCAGACGTTTGGCAGTCTGCTGacgtcgccgctgcgcatcgtctCGGGCATCCGTGCCATGATGAACCCCCCGATCAAGACCATCATCCAAGACTTTGAGGGATGCGTCAAGCCCGGTGAGATGCTTCTCGTTCTCGGTCGCCCGGGCAGTGGATGTACGTCGCTGCTCAAGTCGCTGTGTTCGTACCGCGACGGCTTCCGCAGCATCGACGGCTCGGTCCTCTACGAAGGTCTCGACCACCGCAGCATCGATGGCCCGCTGCGTGGTGACGTTGTGTACTCGCCCGAAGACGACGTGCACTTCCCGACGCTCACTGTCGGACAGACGCTCACATTTGCGActgcgacgcgtgcgccgaaCGCCAAATACCGTATCACGATGAACGAAAACGGCTCCCGTAAGGAATACGTTGACGTCACGCGTGAGGTGCTTGCGACGATTCTTGGTCTGCGCCACACCTACAACACCAAGGTCGGAAACGACATGATCCGTGGTGTGTCGGGTGGTGAGCGCAAGCGTGTGAGTatcgccgagacgctcgcagcgcgcgccaagATCGCCATGTTTGACAACTCCTCGCGTGGTCTCGACTCTTCGACCGCGCTCGAGTTCgtcacggcgctgcgcattTCGACCAACATCTCACTCAGCACAACGATTGCGAGCATTTACCAGGCGGGTGAAAACATCACCCAGCTCTTTGACAAGGTCGTCGTGCTGAACCAGGGCCGCATGGTCTACTTTGGCCCACTGATGTACGCTGTCGACTACTTCCGCTCGATCGGTTTCGAGCCGCTTAACCGCCAAACCACCGCCGACTTCTTGGTCGCGTGTACCGACTTTGGCGGCCAAAACCTCAATCCCCACTTCCACGGCATGGTGCCGCGCCACCCGGATGAGCAAGCACAGGCATTCCGCGACTCGCCGGTCGGGCGCGCAAACCGTGCCGAGGTGGAAAACTACATCGCGATGATGATGACCCGCCAGACAAAGCAAAATGCGAACAAGTAcgtcgagctggcgcgTGATGAACGTGCGGACCACACACGGAAGAACAGCAAGTACCTCATTTCGTGGCCCATGCAGGTGCGTCTTGCCCtgaagcgccgcgcgcaggtcgcgTGGGGTGACATGGGCACGCACATCACGGTAATGCTTGCTGCGCTCTTCCAAGCGCTCATTATCGGCTCCGTTTTTTACAACATGCCGCAGGATACCTCGGGATTCTTCTCGCGTGGTGGTGTTCTTTTCTTCTCATTGCTGTACAACAGTTTCACTGCCATGTCTGAAATCTCGCTTGGTTACGAACAGCGTCCAATCGTCATTCGCCAAAAGCGATTCGCGATGCTGCACCCCTCGGCAGACGCACTCGGCaacacgctcctcgacttCCCTATCCGCATGATCTCCTTGTTGATCTTTGACATTGTCGTGTACTTCATGACCAATCTGAGCAGAGACGCAAGCAAGTTCTTCACGTACTTTGGTGTGACGTGCTTGGTCACCTACTGTATGACCTCGTTCTTCCGTATGATTGCCGCGTCGACCAAGTCggagccgctcgcgaccaTGTTTGGTGGTGTTGCCGTGCTAGATGTCGCGTTGTATACCGGCTATATGATCCCGCGTGGATCGATGGTGGTCTGGTGGCGCTGGCTCTCGTACTGCAACCCCGTGGCTTTCGGTTTCGAACTGTTGCTTGCGAATGAGTACCGCGGCCTCGATTTTGACTGTCAACAACTCGTCCCATACGATCCGCCGGGTGGTCCAAACAACTGGTCGCACCTCAGCACGGCCAACAAGGTGTGCCCGATCACTGCGGCCGAGTCGGGTAGGATGAAGGTCAACGGCCCACAATACCTGCTTCTTACCTACGGCTTCACGTGGGACAATGCGGTGCGCAATGCAATGATCGTGCTTGGCTTCTGGGGCTTCTTCGTGATCATGTACCTCGTTACGTCCGAGAAGCAGATCGACCCCGCGGCATCGGGTGGTACGATGCTGTACAACCGTGCGACGGCCTCCAAGGCTCTCACCGAAGCGGCTCGCAACAACGACAAcgaggcgcttggcgaccagagcgaggcgcagctggccgaggcgcgtgcgcagcagcacgccgccgaccagACGCCGCATCCCGGTCAGCTCAAGGTGTCTGAGTCGATCTTCTCGTGGGAAAACATTAACTACGACGTGATGATCAAGGGCAACCCTCGCCGTCTGCTCAACAATGTTTCGGGCTTTGTCGCCCCAGGCAAGATGACCGCGTTGATGGGTGAGAGTGGTGCTGGTAAGACGACGCTGCTCAACGTACTTGCGCAACGTACCAATGTCGGTGTCGTGCGTGGCGACTTCTTTGTCAACGGCCAGCCTCTGCCCCGCTCGTTCCAGGCCGACACGGGCTACTGTCAGCAGCAGGATGTGCATCTTGCACAGCAGACGGTGCGTGAAGCGCTGCAGTTCTCTGCGATGCTTCGTCAGCCCCGTGAAACCCCCAAGGAGGACCGTCTTGCTTACGTCGAGACGGTCATTGAACTGCTCGAAATGCAGTCGTTCTCCGAGGCGCTTGTTGGTGAGGTGGCCGAGGGCCTGaatgtcgagcagcgcaagcgtctGACGATTGGTGTGGAGCTTGCTGCGAAGCCGAGTCTGCTGTTGTTCTTGGACGAGCCTACGTCGGGTCTGgatgcgcaggccgcgTGGTCGGTTGTGCGCTTCCTGAAGAAGCTGGCGAACGAAGGCCAGGCGATTCTGTGTACGATCCACCAGCCGAGTGGTGAGCTGTTTAACCAGTTTGACCGTCTGCTGCTCCTGCAGAAGGGCGGTAAGACGGTGTACTTTGGCGACACTGGCGAGAACTCCATGACGCTGATCAAGTACTTTGAGGATCGCAGTGGAGTGAAGTGTGAGGAGAACGCGAACCCCGCCGAGTACATCCTCGATGTGATTGGCGCTGGTGCAACCGCGACAACCAAGCACAACTGGCACGACCTGTTCCTGCAGAGCCCCGAGTATGTGCAGCTTCAGCAGCAACTGCAGCAGGTGCACCACAACAACCGCGGCGTGGTGGCGGAGGACACGACGCGTTCTCAGCGCGAGTACGCTCAACCATTCATGGTGCAGTTGATCGAGGTGACGAAACGTGCCTTTATCTCGTACTGGCGCAACCCCCTGTATCTGATTACCAAGATGATCCTGAACGTCGTGTCTGGCCTTGTCGTCGGCTCCTCGTTCTGGGCGCAAGGTAAGGAGCAGAACAAGATTGCGCTGCAGAACCGTCTCTTTGCCTGTTTCCTGGCTCTGgtcgcctcgacgtcgtTGTCGCAGCACCTCCAACCCGAGTTTATCCGATTCCGTTCGCTGTTTGAAGTCCGTGAGAAGCCGTCGAAGCTGTACACGTGGCCGGTGATGGTGCTGAGTGCGCTGCTGGTCGAGATTCCGTGGAACTTTGTGGGTGGCACCATCTACTGGATTCCATGGTACTTCTTTATCCAGTTCCCCAGCGATCCCaagcgctcggcgtacAGCTGGGGTCTGTACATGCTCTTCCAGCTGTACTACTGCACCTTTGCGCAGGCCATGGCCGCGATCAGCCCGAACGCGATGATTGCCTCGATTCTCTTCTCGACCTTCTTCTCGTTCGTCGTGGTGTTCTGTGGTGTGGTGCAGCCTCCTCCCCTGCTGCCGTACTTCTGGCGCTCGTGGATGTTTATGCTCTCGCCCTTTACGTGGATTATGGAAGGTATTCTCGGCAATGCTATTGGTGGTGTCGACGTTCTTTGCCGCCCCGAAGAGATGCAGGTCATTATTCCCCCCGCCGGCCAGACGTGCGACCAGTACCTGGACGGCTTTTCCTCGCCGCAGGGTGACCCTAGGGGCGGCATCGGTTACTATCAGCAGATGCAAAACGGCAACTGTGCCTATTGCCAGTACCGCACGGGTGACGAGTAcctcgcgagcgtcgagctGAATGCCGCGAACCGCTTCCGCGACTTGGGCATTATTCTCGCGTACATTGTGTTCAACACCGCGCTGCTCTTTGGCCTCTTTTACCTGTTCCGCATCCACAAGTGGAGCAAAAGCCAAAAGACCACGCCAAAGGCTGGCGAGGGCGAGGTTGGccccgtgccgccgcccacgATGCAGTTCGAGACGCCGGCGATGATGTTTGGCCCGCCGCACTCGATTGGCCTGGGCCTGCGCAGCCCCGACGGCCCCGACAGTTCGCAGGCCCACTTGGTTGGCAACGAATCCACGACGCAGCTCATGCCGCAAGGCCCTTATCTCGAGCACGATGGCATGAAAGGCGGCGACGTGAGTCTCTCGTCGATGCactcgccggcgcatccTGCGCACCCTCTCGACCGTTCGGCCGGCTACGACATGTCGCCGAGCTTTGATACGCCAAACCTTGGGCATTCCCAGTGGGCGACGCAGCCCACGGCCTCGCAGCAGCATTTGGCGATCCAGCCCGCCGCGTACGAACCTGTGCAGGACGAAAGCTTAGTCCCGCTGGAGCCTGTGCAAAAGCGCCGCAGTGGGCACAAGAGCAGCAAGTCGCGCCGTTCCAGCGGCAAGCACCGCTACTCGACGCACTACTCCTACAGGGATTCGCCATCAGTTGGTGCACACGATGGACGGGGATGGGGCCGCACGCGTGGCTCGACGCGTTCGTCGCGGACCATGTCCGGCTTGTCGTATTACTAcaacgacgacgacgacgacgacgactaCGACGACTCGCGGTacaccgaggcgcgcgaaTAG
- the KRE5 gene encoding killer toxin resistant protein (SECRETED:SignalP(1-15); COG:G; BUSCO:EOG0926049A; EggNog:ENOG503NVVK), protein MRLVLVLSVLGVVRALWGSAPQDDAPVSVRVRHPWYKDVDGGAAYVLEMLEAAADIWPNDMAALVSRAYAPDALSRLSLKEATYNELYTTMEGVVYEHARARDSQQRLDEWRAAVAWHADAPKVEAAYQMYKTSSVLRALEPECASFIHWGGSTWCDAKKAMAAIEADLRKGVQTDAPREQDHVYAPRAAGTEGIASVVLYADPFDAALREKHAALVDFANDSQARVQYVLRWRPTPPSSSETASYLSGFGAALHLKKVDYLVIDDRKVEAAPDTKTDAAVREAREHAREAYHKLEQKLYGRAKRPKNVQDAVAQQSALDADQIGLLGLGAAHAVLTSTNPLATLAELLYHFPAHAAGLARYAEKTPSSNAVYTAIDDLQAQTVDGGASIAWINGKAMTMDQFHPIELLEKIRAERRLLDSFAAPEIGVGPAGAVQILTNAAVNAAFAPSARRPPRYDASDRIERAHTDVSVIQWRNDLEEAMRGPKDLASLLRPRWPGQPLTIARNFFNLVVVPNVTDADSLHLLSEITASGIEAYGLRFGIVPLVDASERSHAFAAVVLYAMDHLANLELSPFLASLASAKDPKAARKALGKVLPTDAQKALQRFLKDGTLDDAMRARLTQTLAYLHRLRVPRDAHGAAYLNGQPLSFSDNVLHEALSTQVGLTRLAAQDIHENAIDEAQIATYFYDLPDTQRTPSAVLAALDDGEVAYVDLAAAFQSIRESSVGGETNILRDLVYHDAHASNVTIRIVGDLDSTTGKALVAHALAAAETTAVRVGFVHAGGSGEVSQFLYAAQTKGLLGTLPPAELRGALEHETLAALAAKHSLTLSPSGASEFWQVASEPFVRVLGTASPALLVNGMVVRLENMDELDAAEIIAASQWEEERHVAPLLSTLDVSDEARDMQSQAIEFVLAGLGTAFAVNHAEEGIYKAIRPTRYAVAAALQYSPAAFTAGANEASIHVTLILDPLAAHAPSATAAIEMLAAMDDVKVTVVLNPKFRQPALPLQQFTHFDARLRPAFDESGRERAPSVDFALLPPQAVLTMQLLAPRTLVTMADEAVYDLDNIRLADLAPAAREAGVEAVYSVQSLLVEGHARTEHSGIPHGLQLVLETEDGSQALDTIVMESMGYFQFRAQPGRWNLRIREGRSADLYEIESVGALGWQSPAVEQTGPALRLDALLGKTIYPVFEKRPGKEDVDLVAEMDAPAQSASSLARSRRGGHADINIFTLASGHLYERMTYIMVLSVLEHTKSSVKFWFVENFLSPSFKAFIPHLAEAYGFQYELITYAWPKWLREQTEKQRTIWAYKILFLDVLFPLDLDRVIFVDADQIVRADLQELVDMDLEGAPYGYPPMGDDSEDMDGFRFWKQGYWRNFLRGRTYHISALYVVDLQRFRYVAAGDLLRRQYQKLTADKNSLANLDQDLPNHLQFQLPIHTLDKTWLWCETWCSHDWLPEAKTIDLCSNPKTKEPKLDRARRQIPEWNILDAKVAALAASLAEKHAEIVPPKAVSSDAHTAASAPPLGSPSDASVAHDEL, encoded by the exons ATGCGgctcgtgctcgtgctGAGCGTGCTGGGCGTGGTGCGGGCCTTGTGGGGCTCCGCGCCACAGGATGATGCGCCGGTGAgtgtgcgcgtgcgccaccCATGGTACAAGGACGTGGACGGAGGAGCTGCGTACGTCctcgagatgctcgaggcggcagCCGACATTTGGCCGAACGACATGGCAGCGCTCGTGTCCAGGGCGTACGCGCCGGACGCTCTCTCGAGGCTCTCGCTGAAAGAGGCAACATACAACGAACTGTATACGACCATGGAGGGTGTCGTATACGAGCATGCTCGGGCACGCGACagccagcagcgcctcgacgaaTGGCGCGCAGCCGTCGCCtggcacgccgacgcgcccaaggtcgaggcggcctACCAAATGTACAAGACCAGCAGTGTcttgcgcgcgctcgagcctgAGTGTGCGTCGTTTATTCACTGGGGCGGCAGCACTTGGTGCGATGCAAAGAAGGCCATGGCCGCGATCGAGGCGGATCTTCGAAAAGGTGTCCAgacggacgcgccgcgcgagcaaGACCATGTCTAtgcaccgcgcgcagcaggaaCTGAAGGAATTGCGTCAGTCGTGCTATATGCAGACCCATTCGATGCCGCACTGCGCGAAAAGCACGCTGCGCTTGTTGACTTTGCTAACGACTCACAAGCGCGTGTGCAGTACGTCTTGCGCTGGCGCCCTACGCCGCCCTCGTCAAGTGAGACGGCATCCTACCTCTCTGGctttggcgcggcgctccacCTGAAAAAGGTGGATTACCTCGTGATCGACGACCGTAAGGTtgaggcggcgccggatACCAAAACCgatgcggccgtgcgcgaggcacgcgagcacgcgcgcgaggcatATCacaagctcgagcagaaGCTGTACGGCCGCGCAAAGCGCCCAAAGAATGTCCAGGatgccgtcgcgcagcagagcgcgctcgacgcagaCCAGAtcggcctcctcggcctcggcgcggcacacgcggTGCTCACCTCGACGAAtccgctcgcgacgctcgcggaGCTGCTCTATCACTTCCCGGCGCATGCCGCAGGCCTCGCACGCTATGCGGAAAAGACGCCGTCGTCTAATGCAGTGTACACGGCGATCGACGACCTGCAGGCGCAGaccgtcgacggcggcgcgtcgattGCGTGGATCAACGGCAAGGCTATGACGATGGACCAGTTCCATCCCATTGAGCTCCTGGAAAAgatccgcgccgagcgccgcctcctcgacTCGTTTGCTGCGCCCGAGATTGGCGTCGGgccggcgggcgccgtgcAGATCCTCACGAATGCCGCCGTGAATGCCGCAtttgcgccgagcgcacggcgcccgccgcgctaCGATGCAAGCGACCGCATCGAACGTGCGCACACCGACGTGTCCGTCATCCAGTGGCGCAACGATCTCGAAGAGGCCATGCGGGGCCCCAAGGACctcgcgtcgctcctcCGCCCGCGCTGGCCGGGGCAGCCGCTGACGATTGCGCGCAACTTTTTCAACCTCGTTGTCGTGCCGAACGTGACCGACGCAGACTCGCTGCATCTCCTCTCCGAGATCACGGCGTCGGGCATCGAGGCGTACGGACTGCGCTTTGGTATCGTGCCGCTGGTCGACGCTTCGGAGCGCTCGCACGCATTTGCGGCCGTCGTCCTCTACGCCATGGACCACCTCGCGAACTTGGAGCTTTCGCCGTTCCTTGCATCGCTCGCCAGCGCCAAGGATCCCAAGGCTGCACGGAAAGCGCTTGGCAAAGTGCTTCCTACCGACGCCCAGAAAGCACTGCAGCGCTTCCTCAAggacggcacgctcgacgacgcgatgcgcgcgcgcctcacGCAGACGCTTGCCTATTTGCACCGCCTGCGTGtaccgcgcgacgcgcatgGTGCTGCGTACCTCAACGGCCAGCCACTGTCGTTCAGTGACAATGtcctgcacgaggcgctctcCACGCAGGTCGGTCTTACGCGCCTGGCTGCGCAGGATATCCACGAGAAtgcgatcgacgaggcgcagatTGCGACGTACTTTTACGACCTGCCCGACACGCAGCGTACACCGTCGGCGGTGCTGGCAGCactcgacgacggcgaggtTGCGTATGTCGACCTTGCGGCCGCTTTCCAGTCGATCCGGGAGAGCAGCGTCGGGGGAGAGACGAATAtcctgcgcgacctcgTCTACcacgatgcgcacgcgtcgaACGTGACGAtccgcatcgtcggcgacctcgaCAGCACGACTGGCAAAGCGCTGGTCGCACACGCGCTTGCGGCTGCCGAGACTacggcggtgcgcgtcggaTTCGTGCATGCGGGTGGGTCGGGCGAAGTGTCCCAGTTCCTCTATGCGGCACAGACAAAAGggctcctcggcacgctgccgcccgccgagctgcgcggcgcgctcgagcacgagacGCTTGCTGCGCTTGCAGCCAAGCACAGCCTCACGCTCTctccgagcggcgcctcggagTTCTGGCAGGTGGCTAGTGAACCGTTTGTGCGTGTTCTTGGCACAGCCAGCCCCGCACTTCTCGTGAACGGCATGGTGGTCAGGCTAGAGAATAtggacgagctcgatgcggcAGAGATCATCGCTGCCAGCCAGTGGGAAGAGGAGCGCCATGTCGCGCCGCTTCTTTCAACGCTCGATGTCTCGGACGAGGCACGCGACATGCAGTCGCAGGCCATCGAGTTTGtgctcgccggcctcggcacggcctTTGCAGTGAACCATGCCGAGGAGGGCATCTACAAGGCGATCCGCCCGACACGCTACGctgtcgccgccgccttgcAATACTCGCCCGCCGCCTTTACGGCCGGCGCGAACGAAGCGTCGATCCATGTCACGCTCATCCTCGACCCATtggcagcgcacgcgccgtcggcgacagCCGCTATCGAGATGCTCGCGGCGATGGACGATGTCAAGGTAACGGTGGTACTGAACCCCAAGTTCCGGCAGCCGGCGCTGCCACTGCAGCAGTTTACGCACTTTGACGCACGGCTGCGTCCTGCCTTTGACGAGAGCGGCagggagcgtgcgccgagcgtcgactTTGCCTTGCTTCCTCCCCAGGCCGTCCTGACCATGCAGCTGCTGGCGCCTCGCACGCTCGTCACGATGGCTGACGAGGCGGTGTACGACCTGGACAAtatccgcctcgcggaccTTGCCcccgctgcgcgcgaggccggcgtcgaggccgtgtATTCCGTGCAGAGCCTGCTAGTCGAGGGCCATGCGCGTACGGAGCACAGTGGCATCCCCCACGGTCTGCAGCTTGTGCTCGAGACCGAGGACGGgagccaggcgctcgataCGATCGTCATGGAGAGTATGGGCTACTTCCAGTTCCGTGCGCAGCCTGGGCGGTGGAATCTGCGGATCCGTGAAGGCCGCAGCGCGGACCTGTACGAGATCGAGAGCGTCGGTGCGCTTGGCTGGCAGAGCCCGGCAGTGGAGCAGACCGGCcctgcgctgcgtctcgatgcgctgctcggcaagaCGATCTACCCCGTGTTTGAGAAGCGCCCCGGCAAGGAGGACGTGGACCTGGTCGCCGAGATggatgcgcctgcgcaatctgcctcgtcgcttgcgcgctcgcggcggggCGGCCACGCGGATATCAATATCTTTACGTTGGCAAGCGGCCATCTGTACGAGCGTATGACCTACATCATGGTCCTCTCTGTCCTGGAGCACACCAAGAGCTCGGTCAAGTTTTGGTTTGTGGAGAACTTCTTGTCGCCGTCGTTCAAAGCGTTTATCCCCCacctggccgaggcgtacgGATTCCAGTACGAGCTCATTACCTATGCATGGCCCAAGTGGCTGCGTGAGCAGACGGAAAAGCAGCGCACGATCTGGGCGTACAAGATCCTATtcctcgacgtgctcttCCCCCTGGACTTGGACCGCGTAATCTTTGTGGATGCCGACCAGATTGTGCGTGCCGACCTCCAGGAGCTGGTGGACATGGACTTGGAAGGAG CGCCGTACGGCTATCCTCCGATGGGCGACGACAGCGAGGACATGGACGGTTTCCGCTTCTGGAAGCAGGGCTACTGGCGCAACTTTTTGCGCGGGCGCACCTACCATATTTCCGCGCTGTACGTCGTGGATCTGCAGCGCTTCCGCtacgtcgccgccggcgatcTGCTTCGTCGGCAGTATCAGAAGCTGACGGCGGACAAGAACTCGCTCGCGAACCTCGACCAGGACCTGCCCAACCACT TGCAATTCCAGCTGCCGATCCACACGCTCGACAAGACCTGGCTGTGGTGCGAGACGTGGTGCTCGCACGACTGGCTGCCCGAGGCCAAGACCATCGATCTGTGCAGCAACCCCAAGACCAAGGAGCCGAagctcgaccgcgcgcggcggcagatCCCCGAGTGGAATATCCTCGACGCCAaggtcgctgcgctcgccgcgtcccTTGCCGAGAAACACGCCGAGATTGTCCCGCCGAAGGccgtgtcgagcgacgcgcatacggcggccagcgccCCCCCTCTtggctcgccgagcgacgcatcCGTCGCGCACGATGAACTTTAA